From the Temnothorax longispinosus isolate EJ_2023e chromosome 6, Tlon_JGU_v1, whole genome shotgun sequence genome, one window contains:
- the LOC139815074 gene encoding uncharacterized protein isoform X3 has protein sequence MPMCSVSGCKNKSENAKEKNIQFFSYPKDEETALKWMQAANKNKVNLKNARICSVHFTPSCYKPKPAYLANCENYSSKKLRRLHDHAIPTENLPLLKEREVLKEVQNQHNIINVSENSSFSESETNLIDTSMENKAETCFMQSSKENASTSDDTMVNTQSNSQTVMSEHLRLRDKIIQDLMKRLSQTNKVNDLLKKQVKRLQREKTRVTKRVIKENVHNVLKRIFTPKQIDVLMSNERKKRVKWGLEDISAAIMLRSLSPKAYRFFKENHYPLPGLSTLRNWASRMELKKGILSDVVFLMKKKAPSFL, from the exons atgccTATGTGTAGTGTAAGTggatgcaaaaataaaagcgagaatgcaaaagagaaaaatattcaatttttttcttatccaAAGGATGAAGAAACTGCGTTAAAATGGATGCAAGCtgctaacaaaaataaagttaaccTAAAAAACG ctCGCATATGCTCTGTCCACTTTACACCAAGCTGTTACAAACCAAAGCCAGCGTATTTAGCAAACTGCGAAAATTACTCGTCTAAGAAATTACGAAGACTTCATGATCATGCAATTCCAACAGAAAATTTGCCACTATTGAAGGAAAGAGAAGTGCTAAAGGAAGTGCAAAATCAACACAACATAATAAATGTTAGTGAAAACAGCAG TTTTAGTGAGTCCGAGACCAATTTGATCGACACTTCAATGGAAAATAAAGCAGAAACATGTTTTATGCAATCTTCAAAAGAAAATGCtag TACAAGTGATGATACAATGGTAAACACACAAAGTAATTCACAGACTGTTATGTCTGAGCACTTAag attacgagataaaattattcaagattTGATGAAAAGACTAAGCCAAACAAACAAGGTAAACGATTTGCTTAAGAAACAAGTAAAACGattgcaaagagaaaagaCAAGAGTTACGAAAcgtgtaataaaagaaaatgtccaTAATGTGCTCAAAAGGATATTCACTCCGAAGCAAATTGACGTTTTAATGagtaatgaaagaaaaaaaagagtaaagtGGGGTCTTGAAGACATATCTGCTGCAATAATGTTAAGAAGCTTGAGCCCAAAAGCATAtcgtttttttaaagaaaatcactACCCGTTACCAGGATTATCCACACTTAGGAACTGGGCATCTCGCATGGagttaaaaaaaggaattttatCTGATGTtgtctttttaatgaaaaagaaagcgCCATCGTTTCTGTAA
- the LOC139815074 gene encoding uncharacterized protein isoform X2, which produces MPMCSVSGCKNKSENAKEKNIQFFSYPKDEETALKWMQAANKNKVNLKNARICSVHFTPSCYKPKPAYLANCENYSSKKLRRLHDHAIPTENLPLLKEREVLKEVQNQHNIINVSENSSFSESETNLIDTSMENKAETCFMQSSKENASSTSDDTMVNTQSNSQTVMSEHLRLRDKIIQDLMKRLSQTNKVNDLLKKQVKRLQREKTRVTKRVIKENVHNVLKRIFTPKQIDVLMSNERKKRVKWGLEDISAAIMLRSLSPKAYRFFKENHYPLPGLSTLRNWASRMELKKGILSDVVFLMKKKAPSFL; this is translated from the exons atgccTATGTGTAGTGTAAGTggatgcaaaaataaaagcgagaatgcaaaagagaaaaatattcaatttttttcttatccaAAGGATGAAGAAACTGCGTTAAAATGGATGCAAGCtgctaacaaaaataaagttaaccTAAAAAACG ctCGCATATGCTCTGTCCACTTTACACCAAGCTGTTACAAACCAAAGCCAGCGTATTTAGCAAACTGCGAAAATTACTCGTCTAAGAAATTACGAAGACTTCATGATCATGCAATTCCAACAGAAAATTTGCCACTATTGAAGGAAAGAGAAGTGCTAAAGGAAGTGCAAAATCAACACAACATAATAAATGTTAGTGAAAACAGCAG TTTTAGTGAGTCCGAGACCAATTTGATCGACACTTCAATGGAAAATAAAGCAGAAACATGTTTTATGCAATCTTCAAAAGAAAATGCtag cAGTACAAGTGATGATACAATGGTAAACACACAAAGTAATTCACAGACTGTTATGTCTGAGCACTTAag attacgagataaaattattcaagattTGATGAAAAGACTAAGCCAAACAAACAAGGTAAACGATTTGCTTAAGAAACAAGTAAAACGattgcaaagagaaaagaCAAGAGTTACGAAAcgtgtaataaaagaaaatgtccaTAATGTGCTCAAAAGGATATTCACTCCGAAGCAAATTGACGTTTTAATGagtaatgaaagaaaaaaaagagtaaagtGGGGTCTTGAAGACATATCTGCTGCAATAATGTTAAGAAGCTTGAGCCCAAAAGCATAtcgtttttttaaagaaaatcactACCCGTTACCAGGATTATCCACACTTAGGAACTGGGCATCTCGCATGGagttaaaaaaaggaattttatCTGATGTtgtctttttaatgaaaaagaaagcgCCATCGTTTCTGTAA
- the LOC139815074 gene encoding uncharacterized protein isoform X1, which translates to MPMCSVSGCKNKSENAKEKNIQFFSYPKDEETALKWMQAANKNKVNLKNARICSVHFTPSCYKPKPAYLANCENYSSKKLRRLHDHAIPTENLPLLKEREVLKEVQNQHNIINVSENSSKNSFSESETNLIDTSMENKAETCFMQSSKENASTSDDTMVNTQSNSQTVMSEHLRLRDKIIQDLMKRLSQTNKVNDLLKKQVKRLQREKTRVTKRVIKENVHNVLKRIFTPKQIDVLMSNERKKRVKWGLEDISAAIMLRSLSPKAYRFFKENHYPLPGLSTLRNWASRMELKKGILSDVVFLMKKKAPSFL; encoded by the exons atgccTATGTGTAGTGTAAGTggatgcaaaaataaaagcgagaatgcaaaagagaaaaatattcaatttttttcttatccaAAGGATGAAGAAACTGCGTTAAAATGGATGCAAGCtgctaacaaaaataaagttaaccTAAAAAACG ctCGCATATGCTCTGTCCACTTTACACCAAGCTGTTACAAACCAAAGCCAGCGTATTTAGCAAACTGCGAAAATTACTCGTCTAAGAAATTACGAAGACTTCATGATCATGCAATTCCAACAGAAAATTTGCCACTATTGAAGGAAAGAGAAGTGCTAAAGGAAGTGCAAAATCAACACAACATAATAAATGTTAGTGAAAACAGCAG cAAAAACAGTTTTAGTGAGTCCGAGACCAATTTGATCGACACTTCAATGGAAAATAAAGCAGAAACATGTTTTATGCAATCTTCAAAAGAAAATGCtag TACAAGTGATGATACAATGGTAAACACACAAAGTAATTCACAGACTGTTATGTCTGAGCACTTAag attacgagataaaattattcaagattTGATGAAAAGACTAAGCCAAACAAACAAGGTAAACGATTTGCTTAAGAAACAAGTAAAACGattgcaaagagaaaagaCAAGAGTTACGAAAcgtgtaataaaagaaaatgtccaTAATGTGCTCAAAAGGATATTCACTCCGAAGCAAATTGACGTTTTAATGagtaatgaaagaaaaaaaagagtaaagtGGGGTCTTGAAGACATATCTGCTGCAATAATGTTAAGAAGCTTGAGCCCAAAAGCATAtcgtttttttaaagaaaatcactACCCGTTACCAGGATTATCCACACTTAGGAACTGGGCATCTCGCATGGagttaaaaaaaggaattttatCTGATGTtgtctttttaatgaaaaagaaagcgCCATCGTTTCTGTAA
- the LOC139815074 gene encoding uncharacterized protein isoform X4, with product MPMCSDEETALKWMQAANKNKVNLKNARICSVHFTPSCYKPKPAYLANCENYSSKKLRRLHDHAIPTENLPLLKEREVLKEVQNQHNIINVSENSSKNSFSESETNLIDTSMENKAETCFMQSSKENASSTSDDTMVNTQSNSQTVMSEHLRLRDKIIQDLMKRLSQTNKVNDLLKKQVKRLQREKTRVTKRVIKENVHNVLKRIFTPKQIDVLMSNERKKRVKWGLEDISAAIMLRSLSPKAYRFFKENHYPLPGLSTLRNWASRMELKKGILSDVVFLMKKKAPSFL from the exons atgccTATGTGTAGT GATGAAGAAACTGCGTTAAAATGGATGCAAGCtgctaacaaaaataaagttaaccTAAAAAACG ctCGCATATGCTCTGTCCACTTTACACCAAGCTGTTACAAACCAAAGCCAGCGTATTTAGCAAACTGCGAAAATTACTCGTCTAAGAAATTACGAAGACTTCATGATCATGCAATTCCAACAGAAAATTTGCCACTATTGAAGGAAAGAGAAGTGCTAAAGGAAGTGCAAAATCAACACAACATAATAAATGTTAGTGAAAACAGCAG cAAAAACAGTTTTAGTGAGTCCGAGACCAATTTGATCGACACTTCAATGGAAAATAAAGCAGAAACATGTTTTATGCAATCTTCAAAAGAAAATGCtag cAGTACAAGTGATGATACAATGGTAAACACACAAAGTAATTCACAGACTGTTATGTCTGAGCACTTAag attacgagataaaattattcaagattTGATGAAAAGACTAAGCCAAACAAACAAGGTAAACGATTTGCTTAAGAAACAAGTAAAACGattgcaaagagaaaagaCAAGAGTTACGAAAcgtgtaataaaagaaaatgtccaTAATGTGCTCAAAAGGATATTCACTCCGAAGCAAATTGACGTTTTAATGagtaatgaaagaaaaaaaagagtaaagtGGGGTCTTGAAGACATATCTGCTGCAATAATGTTAAGAAGCTTGAGCCCAAAAGCATAtcgtttttttaaagaaaatcactACCCGTTACCAGGATTATCCACACTTAGGAACTGGGCATCTCGCATGGagttaaaaaaaggaattttatCTGATGTtgtctttttaatgaaaaagaaagcgCCATCGTTTCTGTAA
- the LOC139815074 gene encoding uncharacterized protein isoform X5, translating into MPMCSVSGCKNKSENAKEKNIQFFSYPKDEETALKWMQAANKNKVNLKNARICSVHFTPSCYKPKPAYLANCENYSSKKLRRLHDHAIPTENLPLLKEREVLKEVQNQHNIINVSENSSKNSFSESETNLIDTSMENKAETCFMQSSKENASSTSDDTMVNTQSNSQTVMSEHLR; encoded by the exons atgccTATGTGTAGTGTAAGTggatgcaaaaataaaagcgagaatgcaaaagagaaaaatattcaatttttttcttatccaAAGGATGAAGAAACTGCGTTAAAATGGATGCAAGCtgctaacaaaaataaagttaaccTAAAAAACG ctCGCATATGCTCTGTCCACTTTACACCAAGCTGTTACAAACCAAAGCCAGCGTATTTAGCAAACTGCGAAAATTACTCGTCTAAGAAATTACGAAGACTTCATGATCATGCAATTCCAACAGAAAATTTGCCACTATTGAAGGAAAGAGAAGTGCTAAAGGAAGTGCAAAATCAACACAACATAATAAATGTTAGTGAAAACAGCAG cAAAAACAGTTTTAGTGAGTCCGAGACCAATTTGATCGACACTTCAATGGAAAATAAAGCAGAAACATGTTTTATGCAATCTTCAAAAGAAAATGCtag cAGTACAAGTGATGATACAATGGTAAACACACAAAGTAATTCACAGACTGTTATGTCTGAGCACTTAag ataa
- the Xxylt gene encoding xyloside xylosyltransferase 1 isoform X1 translates to MPLLRKVLLRLTVLALLLVALYCYQTSDGGRWVLFSPQTRNRSLANLTAASAATAYSINYLSSTASIMPRNQTNYYNIWCIFTKVASNSPMRRKFQIFTDSLLRFASVDIAFHVIIDDDSRDIAAIVIQNVMASTGKFMEVFYYNVHQLAVQLEDIVSVMLPHFSSKPGTYYSDALFFISLGLHRIAPSHQKLAAMFDADTKFRRDVKDLFEEFNKFGKEALFGLAPELTPVYRHVLYLYRNKHPTTMFGEPQHKGGYPGYNSGMVLFNLERLRKSLEYNEIVNKDSVNAMTEKYHFKGHLGDQDFYTLLGMERPELIHMVDCGWNRQLCTWWRNRGYADIFANYSECHSETKLWHGNCNTPMPDD, encoded by the exons ATGCCCTTGTTACGCAAGGTGCTGCTGAGGTTGACCGTCCTTGCGTTACTCTTGGTTGCCCTATATTGCTATCAGACATCCGATGGAGGACGCTGGGTCTTGTTCAGCCCGCAAACAAGAAACAGAAGCTTGGCAAACCTTACGGCTGCCTCAGCAGCTACTGCTTATTCCATCAATTATTTGTCTTCAACAGCAAGCATTATGCCACGAAATCAGacgaattattataacatatggTGCATTTTTACCAAGGTTGCCTCGAACTCGCCTATGAGACGTAAGTTCCAAATATTCACGGACTCCTTGCTCAGATTCGCCTCTGTGGATATTGCCTTCCATGTGATAATTGATGATGACAGTCGAGACATAGCTGCGATTGTTATCCAAAATGTCATGGCCAGCACTGGAAAATTTATGGAA gtgttttattataatgtacacCAACTAGCTGTACAATTGGAAGATATTGTATCAGTTATGTTGCCACATTTCAGTAGCAAACCAGGAACATATTATTCGGATgcattattctttatttcgcTGGGTTTGCACAGAATCGCACCCAGCCACCAGAAACTCGCCGCGATGTTTGATGCGGATACGAAATTTCGTAGAGACGTGAAGGATCTGTTTGAAGAATTTAACAAGTTCGGAAAGGAAGCCTTGTTTGGCTTAGCTCCGGAGCTCACGCCAGTTTACCGACATGTTCTGTACTTATATCGTAATAAACATCCGACAACGATGTTTGGCGAACCTCAACATAAAGGCGGGTACCCTGGCTATAATAGTGGGATGGTGCTctttaatttagaaagattACGGAAATCGCTTGAATACAATGAGATTGTCAATAAAGATAGCGTGAATGCTATGACGGAGAAATATCACTTCAAG GGTCATTTAGGCGATCAAGATTTCTATACGCTTCTAGGCATGGAAAGACCAGAACTGATCCACATGGTTGATTGTGGGTGGAACAGGCAACTTTGTACCTGGTGGCGTAATCGTGGTTACGCGGATATATTCGCTAACTATTCAGAGTGCCATTCGGAGACTAAGTTGTGGCATGGAAATTGCAATACTCCTATGCCTGACGATTAA
- the Xxylt gene encoding xyloside xylosyltransferase 1 isoform X2, translating to MPLLRKVLLRLTVLALLLVALYCYQTSDGGRWVLFSPQTRNRSLANLTAASAATAYSINYLSSTASIMPRNQTNYYNIWCIFTKVASNSPMRRKFQIFTDSLLRFASVDIAFHVIIDDDSRDIAAIVIQNVMASTGKFMEVFYYNVHQLAVQLEDIVSVMLPHFSSKPGTYYSDALFFISLGLHRIAPSHQKLAAMFDADTKFRRDVKDLFEEFNKFGKEALFGLAPELTPVYRHVLYLYRNKHPTTMFGEPQHKGGYPGYNSGMVLFNLERLRKSLEYNEIVNKDSVNAMTEKYHFKERPGLCLRGLCVNSTAILDVKRVI from the exons ATGCCCTTGTTACGCAAGGTGCTGCTGAGGTTGACCGTCCTTGCGTTACTCTTGGTTGCCCTATATTGCTATCAGACATCCGATGGAGGACGCTGGGTCTTGTTCAGCCCGCAAACAAGAAACAGAAGCTTGGCAAACCTTACGGCTGCCTCAGCAGCTACTGCTTATTCCATCAATTATTTGTCTTCAACAGCAAGCATTATGCCACGAAATCAGacgaattattataacatatggTGCATTTTTACCAAGGTTGCCTCGAACTCGCCTATGAGACGTAAGTTCCAAATATTCACGGACTCCTTGCTCAGATTCGCCTCTGTGGATATTGCCTTCCATGTGATAATTGATGATGACAGTCGAGACATAGCTGCGATTGTTATCCAAAATGTCATGGCCAGCACTGGAAAATTTATGGAA gtgttttattataatgtacacCAACTAGCTGTACAATTGGAAGATATTGTATCAGTTATGTTGCCACATTTCAGTAGCAAACCAGGAACATATTATTCGGATgcattattctttatttcgcTGGGTTTGCACAGAATCGCACCCAGCCACCAGAAACTCGCCGCGATGTTTGATGCGGATACGAAATTTCGTAGAGACGTGAAGGATCTGTTTGAAGAATTTAACAAGTTCGGAAAGGAAGCCTTGTTTGGCTTAGCTCCGGAGCTCACGCCAGTTTACCGACATGTTCTGTACTTATATCGTAATAAACATCCGACAACGATGTTTGGCGAACCTCAACATAAAGGCGGGTACCCTGGCTATAATAGTGGGATGGTGCTctttaatttagaaagattACGGAAATCGCTTGAATACAATGAGATTGTCAATAAAGATAGCGTGAATGCTATGACGGAGAAATATCACTTCAAG gAAAGACCGGGGCTATGTCTACGGGGACTATGTGTCAACAGTACTGCTATCTTAGATGTTAAGag GGTCATTTAG
- the Xxylt gene encoding xyloside xylosyltransferase 1 isoform X3 — protein sequence MPLLRKVLLRLTVLALLLVALYCYQTSDGGRWVLFSPQTRNRSLANLTAASAATAYSINYLSSTASIMPRNQTNYYNIWCIFTKVASNSPMRRKFQIFTDSLLRFASVDIAFHVIIDDDSRDIAAIVIQNVMASTGKFMEVFYYNVHQLAVQLEDIVSVMLPHFSSKPGTYYSDALFFISLGLHRIAPSHQKLAAMFDADTKFRRDVKDLFEEFNKFGKEALFGLAPELTPVYRHVLYLYRNKHPTTMFGEPQHKGGYPGYNSGMVLFNLERLRKSLEYNEIVNKDSVNAMTEKYHFKERPGLCLRGLCVNSTAILDVKS from the exons ATGCCCTTGTTACGCAAGGTGCTGCTGAGGTTGACCGTCCTTGCGTTACTCTTGGTTGCCCTATATTGCTATCAGACATCCGATGGAGGACGCTGGGTCTTGTTCAGCCCGCAAACAAGAAACAGAAGCTTGGCAAACCTTACGGCTGCCTCAGCAGCTACTGCTTATTCCATCAATTATTTGTCTTCAACAGCAAGCATTATGCCACGAAATCAGacgaattattataacatatggTGCATTTTTACCAAGGTTGCCTCGAACTCGCCTATGAGACGTAAGTTCCAAATATTCACGGACTCCTTGCTCAGATTCGCCTCTGTGGATATTGCCTTCCATGTGATAATTGATGATGACAGTCGAGACATAGCTGCGATTGTTATCCAAAATGTCATGGCCAGCACTGGAAAATTTATGGAA gtgttttattataatgtacacCAACTAGCTGTACAATTGGAAGATATTGTATCAGTTATGTTGCCACATTTCAGTAGCAAACCAGGAACATATTATTCGGATgcattattctttatttcgcTGGGTTTGCACAGAATCGCACCCAGCCACCAGAAACTCGCCGCGATGTTTGATGCGGATACGAAATTTCGTAGAGACGTGAAGGATCTGTTTGAAGAATTTAACAAGTTCGGAAAGGAAGCCTTGTTTGGCTTAGCTCCGGAGCTCACGCCAGTTTACCGACATGTTCTGTACTTATATCGTAATAAACATCCGACAACGATGTTTGGCGAACCTCAACATAAAGGCGGGTACCCTGGCTATAATAGTGGGATGGTGCTctttaatttagaaagattACGGAAATCGCTTGAATACAATGAGATTGTCAATAAAGATAGCGTGAATGCTATGACGGAGAAATATCACTTCAAG gAAAGACCGGGGCTATGTCTACGGGGACTATGTGTCAACAGTACTGCTATCTTAGATGTTAAGag tTGA
- the Srp68 gene encoding signal recognition particle subunit SRP68 — SLIAQTREKQANIEEVTWRGKSCGTVPPRAAGLIIADSRLNQALERAATNQAKIDLLEAHLIDCKDALLAVRDHFKNELKKENDKWSPQQHLINYLQYIRLSRTLERNLTLVKAAEESDKAKPQDIVRLYEAALHNLVEISQLQDDPEFLEEQEAKTKCYRAFRCFYMAQSLANLHRWREAMALYQRSLQHVKDALKYNAILPAALKEALCNLETSVEAAQYAAHAHSVLEDGQEEESGTSKLAKSKKPLYERLHEYREDPALLTKQPNVYKLPPPMRSIPCKPLFFDLAFNMVEFPDLSHKMGDQAKRGQAGLTGFVKGLWGWGNK, encoded by the coding sequence TCTCTGATAGCTCAGACGCGGGAGAAGCAAGCTAATATCGAAGAGGTGACATGGCGTGGGAAATCCTGCGGTACGGTACCACCACGAGCGGCTGGTTTGATCATCGCAGACTCCAGATTGAATCAAGCTCTGGAGAGAGCCGCCACCAATCAAGCCAAGATTGATCTGCTGGAGGCGCATCTGATTGACTGCAAGGATGCTCTATTGGCGGTGCGTGACCACTTCAAGAATGAGTTGAAGAAAGAGAATGACAAGTGGTCGCCACAGCAACATCTGATCAATTATCTGCAATATATTCGGCTATCTCGTACATTGGAACGCAATTTGACGTTGGTCAAAGCGGCAGAGGAATCGGATAAAGCCAAGCCACAGGATATAGTGCGTTTGTATGAGGCAGCGTTGCACAATCTTGTGGAGATATCTCAGTTGCAAGACGACCCAGAATTTTTGGAGGAGCAGGAGGCGAAAACAAAATGTTACAGAGCCTTCAGATGTTTCTACATGGCCCAGAGTCTCGCCAATCTGCATCGTTGGCGCGAAGCTATGGCCTTATATCAGAGATCGCTGCAGCATGTTAAAGATGCACTTAAATATAACGCGATTCTTCCAGCTGCGCTGAAGGAAGCCTTGTGCAATTTGGAGACCTCTGTGGAGGCTGCGCAGTATGCTGCTCATGCCCACAGCGTTCTGGAGgacggtcaggaggaagagagTGGAACCAGTAAGCTTGCCAAAAGCAAGAAACCGCTGTACGAACGTTTGCACGAGTACAGAGAGGATCCGGCACTTCTCACGAAGCAACCGAACGTCTATAAACTGCCACCACCGATGCGTAGCATTCCTTGCAAACCTTTGTTCTTCGATCTGGCTTTTAACATGGTCGAGTTTCCTGATCTGTCGCATAAAATGGGCGATCAGGCTAAGAGGGGACAGGCTGGTCTCACCGGCTTTGTCAAGGGTCTCTGGGGTTGGGGAaacaaatga